From a single Papilio machaon chromosome 19, ilPapMach1.1, whole genome shotgun sequence genomic region:
- the LOC106708315 gene encoding NADH dehydrogenase [ubiquinone] 1 alpha subcomplex assembly factor 3 has product MLLNSAKRIATNFKRTPILSLVRHKAAYEGDEKTTVRVINQELELGLMVDSYATYGFRLNNGVTVLGPMALFPRTVLSWQVRGSYEITEESLRLFKILEPKIDLLIIGLETNERKAIDTAFRAARANKINVELLTTEHACSTFNFLNAEGRSVAGALIPPLSVTVNEDDMLQTQLHYRNLYQQDL; this is encoded by the exons atgttattgaattCAGCTAAAAGAATTGCCACCAATTTCAAAAGGACTCCAATTTTAAg TTTGGTGCGGCACAAGGCTGCTTACGAAGGCGATGAAAAGACAACAGTACGAGTTATCAACCAAGAGTTAGAACTAGGCCTTATGGTTGATTCCTATGCAACG tATGGCTTTAGATTAAACAATGGAGTCACAGTGCTGGGCCCTATGGCTTTATTCCCCAG GACAGTACTGTCATGGCAGGTGCGGGGTTCGTATGAAATTACAGAGGAGTCTCTGCGACTCTTCAAAATACTTGAGCCAAAAATAGATTTACTG ATAATTGGTTTGGAGACAAATGAACGTAAGGCCATAGACACGGCTTTCCGCGCCGCTCGCgccaataaaattaatgtggaACTATTGACCACGGAGCATGCCTGCTCTACTTTCAACTTCCTTAATGCTGAGGGCAG GTCAGTGGCGGGTGCACTCATACCACCGCTGAGTGTGACTGTTAATGAAGATGACATGCTGCAGACACAGTTACATTACAGGAACTTGTACCAACAGGACTTATAA